Proteins found in one Abyssibius alkaniclasticus genomic segment:
- the mrdA gene encoding penicillin-binding protein 2: MRRPAPFPHLTRARLSRRALLLGGVQAGIVGTLGWRMYNLQVTESERYRLLAEENRIATRLVPAARGLVFDRNGVLVAANDQNYRVVIVREQAGDVDGVLKRLAPLVGLDETERQKVLAEVMERRAHASVTVAEQLDWERFALVSANAPALPGVFTEVGLTRSYPTIGDFAHVAGYVSAVSEDDLSRLENPDEVMQLPSPIIGKTGIERTSEDLLRGKPGLSHVEVNATGRVMRELDRTEGTPGNDLQLTLDSDLQHYAHFRMKDESAAAVVIDLRNGDLRALASTPSFDPNKLVFGISQTDWSALNNNEYRPLGDKTVSGTYPPGSTFKMVVALAALKAGVVTPEERIYCPGFYEIGGRRFHCWKASGHGRMNLPEGLQNSCDVYYYEIAQRVGIEAISEMAQTLGMGTEPDLPLPALTSGRMPTKAWKQESLGHSWLIGDTINAGIGQGFVSASPLELALMTARIASGRKLVPRLISRINGVPVDTPEAEPLDVSAEGLAQVRLGMYEVSNNRRGTAYSARITAPGMEMAGKTGTSQVRQITTEERAAGITRNEDLPWNRRDHALFVCYAPYDNPRFAVSVVVEHGGGGSTVAAPIARDILLRALYGTQPPLSAYPREQHEKLIEQRALEPGPTVSTPAARSDRA; this comes from the coding sequence ATGAGACGCCCGGCGCCTTTTCCGCACCTCACCCGCGCGCGCCTGTCGCGCCGCGCGCTTTTGCTGGGCGGTGTGCAGGCGGGCATTGTCGGCACGCTTGGCTGGCGAATGTATAACCTTCAGGTTACCGAATCCGAACGCTACAGGCTTTTGGCCGAGGAAAACCGCATAGCAACGCGGCTTGTGCCAGCCGCTCGCGGCCTGGTATTTGACAGGAACGGTGTGCTTGTTGCCGCGAATGATCAAAACTACCGTGTCGTCATTGTGCGCGAACAGGCGGGTGATGTTGACGGCGTGCTAAAGCGTCTTGCACCGCTTGTTGGCCTTGATGAGACAGAGCGCCAAAAGGTGCTGGCGGAAGTTATGGAGCGCCGCGCCCATGCCTCGGTGACGGTCGCTGAACAGCTCGACTGGGAACGCTTCGCGCTGGTTTCGGCCAACGCCCCCGCATTGCCCGGTGTATTTACCGAAGTCGGGCTGACCCGCAGCTACCCGACAATTGGCGATTTTGCACATGTGGCAGGCTATGTCAGCGCCGTGTCCGAGGATGATCTGAGCCGCCTTGAAAACCCCGATGAGGTGATGCAGCTTCCCTCGCCCATAATCGGCAAAACCGGGATCGAGCGGACAAGCGAAGACCTGCTGCGCGGCAAGCCGGGCCTCAGCCATGTCGAGGTGAACGCCACCGGGCGCGTGATGCGCGAACTTGACCGCACCGAAGGCACGCCCGGCAACGATCTGCAACTCACGCTCGACAGCGATTTGCAACACTACGCGCATTTCCGCATGAAAGACGAAAGCGCCGCCGCCGTGGTGATTGACCTGCGCAATGGCGATTTGCGCGCGCTCGCCTCGACCCCCTCGTTTGACCCCAACAAACTGGTTTTCGGCATTTCGCAAACCGATTGGAGCGCACTGAACAACAACGAATATCGCCCCTTGGGTGACAAAACCGTATCGGGCACATACCCACCCGGCTCGACCTTCAAGATGGTGGTCGCACTGGCGGCGCTCAAAGCCGGTGTGGTCACGCCCGAGGAGCGCATTTATTGCCCGGGATTTTATGAAATCGGCGGGCGGCGCTTCCACTGTTGGAAGGCAAGCGGACATGGGCGGATGAACTTGCCCGAAGGCCTGCAAAACAGTTGCGATGTCTATTATTACGAAATTGCGCAACGTGTTGGCATTGAGGCGATCAGCGAGATGGCGCAAACGCTTGGCATGGGCACAGAGCCCGATCTGCCGCTTCCGGCGCTGACTTCCGGGCGGATGCCAACCAAGGCCTGGAAGCAGGAATCCCTTGGCCATAGCTGGCTGATCGGCGATACGATCAATGCCGGTATCGGCCAGGGATTTGTTTCGGCCTCACCACTGGAGCTTGCGCTTATGACGGCGCGCATTGCCAGTGGCCGCAAACTGGTGCCACGGCTGATCAGCCGCATCAACGGCGTTCCGGTTGACACGCCCGAGGCTGAACCGCTTGATGTAAGCGCCGAGGGCTTGGCCCAGGTGCGGCTTGGCATGTATGAGGTTTCGAACAATCGCCGCGGCACCGCCTATTCCGCGCGCATTACCGCACCCGGCATGGAAATGGCGGGCAAAACCGGCACGAGCCAGGTGCGCCAGATCACCACAGAAGAGCGGGCTGCCGGTATTACCCGCAATGAAGACTTGCCCTGGAACCGGCGCGACCATGCGCTGTTTGTCTGCTATGCGCCTTATGACAACCCGCGCTTTGCCGTGTCTGTCGTGGTCGAGCATGGCGGTGGCGGCTCGACCGTGGCTGCACCCATTGCCCGCGATATTTTGCTGCGTGCGCTTTACGGCACCCAGCCGCCACTTTCGGCCTATCCACGCGAGCAACATGAAAAACTGATCGAACAGCGCGCTTTGGAGCCGGGCCCGACCGTGTCCACCCCCGCGGCGCGGAGCGACCGCGCATGA